The Brachypodium distachyon strain Bd21 chromosome 4, Brachypodium_distachyon_v3.0, whole genome shotgun sequence nucleotide sequence GCGGGTGTACTTCTACTGGTGCACGCGGGAGGAAGGGTCCTTTGAGTGGTTCCGCGGCGTGATGAACGAGGTGGCGGAGCGGGACGCTGCCTCTGCTGTGGTGGAGCTGCACAACCACTGCACGAGCGTGTACGAGGAAGGAGACGCCCGGTCAGCACTGGTGGTGATGCTGCAGGCGCTCCACCACGCCAAGAGCGGCGTTGACATCGTTTCAGGGACCCGCATCCGGACGCACTTTGCACGCCCGTGTTGGCGGGACGTCTTCAAGCGCGTCGCCTGCGATCATCAGGGCCAGCGTGTGGGGGTCTTCTACTGCGGTGACCAAAGGGTGACGCCGGAGCTGCGGCAGCTGTCGCAGGACTTCTCACACCGGACAAGCACCAAGTTCGTCTTCCACAAGGAGAACTTCTGAGATGGATCTGCAAAAGCAATGCAGGGGAGGAGGAATGTACATATATAGACAATGTAGTATTTCAAAGTTCTTTTATGGTACACTTGTTGGCTTCTTGCTGTCAGTTTGACATCATTTgactctttcttcttctactcTAGGTGTTGGTGAAAGTTGTGATGATTATAATGACATGAAAGTATTTTGATGCTAAATCTATAGTATCATTTTTGTCTTGCAGATCTAAACATTTGTTTATGTATTATGGCCGATGATTCGAAAGGTCTAATTTTCACAAGTTGTACCATTAGTTGATGGAAGAAAAACGGCTACAAAATATAGTTTAGGGTCTCGAATTTGATCGACCTAGTTTTCAATGTTACAACTCAAGATTATGATGACCACATGATATTAACCTGACTACACtataacaaaattaaaataaatatttgtgGAACCACACTCAAGATTATGCATCTTTGTGGATTCAAAGGACAAAACATTTGGGGAACTTGAACTATCATTTCTGCTTGCTCATTACCAAACCATGAATGCTCTGTAAATCTAATTCAATGTACATGATTTTACACCAGTGACTGGAACATTGAAAGATCGGCACTAGTTGTAATGAACTAAGAAAAGGTATAGCATCTGTAactagggggggggggggggggggggatgcaACATCAGCTGTAGAAGAGAGATGCCAGACATATTAGGAAATCTGTCAGGAGTAGTCCGATAGCGTCAAATACATATTTTGGTGCAAACAAACCCCAAACCTGCAAAGTTTGAAAGACAAATACTGTCACGTAGAATCAGCAATAACAACCACGAAGCAGAGATACTCAAAGCAGCAACTATTGTTGGGTAGGAATGGGTCTACAAATTACCATCAAGTGGCGCCTTTGAATAGTCACACATATGATTGTAAGTGTTGTAGCGATAGCTGTAATTAGACCATACATCAAATGGACCTGAGTTTGACACATAAAGATCAGATGTCATGTGGatcaacaagaaaataaacagACAATATCTAGATCGATAAAAGGAGTTTCACAATGCATGATTTACTATTTTTCAGTATTGTAGGGAGATCCAGATGAGTGTTTTTAGTGAAACAATGTAGTGCCTACAAAGGTAAATACTGGTTGTGCatattaattttcataaaCATGCAacctttttttaaaagaaaacattCACCTACTGAATTACTACCAGAAAAGCAGAACAGAATTTTCTTCAGTACCTGTATTAGAATGTTGGTAGTGACATCCTTCACTTTGCTTTTCTTGGATGCCTTATTATAACAATGCACGGCAATAAATGGTAGACTGAGAACTGGAAGGATGTGAGAAACACCAAAGGTATCAATGGAAAGAAGAAGCCCTTGGCGGATAATATGGAAATGATCAAACCTGTGAATTTAAGAATTGCGACAAACATCACTATATTATAATGTAAGGTATTTTTTCTTGCAGTCTAAAACAGTGTTACATGGAATATAATTACACTCACCCAACGAAGGCAGCACCATAGCGGAGGCCGTCAAAGGTACACCTAAAATGTATTCTATATTAGCAACAATGAATTAAAACCCCATCTAATCACCTTAACCATAAGCTCAAAGCTCCCTACCCCATATACCAGTAGAGAAAAGTGGGCATGCATTATCTCTTGGACTAGTAAACATagtacatgaaaaaaaatataatcatAAACATAGAGTTATAATCAAAGTAGAAGAAAGGCTAAAATGCATCAAACCATCAAAGTATCTTACCAGTGACCAGTCAGATAAAATAGACAAACTGCAAAAAGGCTCCACTGTGTTACCGATACTGGGTTAGCGACACCAATTATGTCAAGTTTCAAGTCTTTCTGATATTTCTGCTGTAGCATTATTATACACCAAGCTGCAAAATGGTTAATGAAATTTCAGATACTATGCTTGCTAATGAGGATAAAAGGTTAAAAAGACTCAAGTTGTGCCTAAAGCAATAGATGCCAAATTCTGAGAAGTGTCTAAGAATAGAATGGCTTGCACAGTACCTCCAGTGATGCAAATTAAAGCCACAAAAGAACCTTGCCTTCCCAACAAGATCAAGATAGTCGGGCTCCATGAACACAACATGGCTGCTGATAAACTAGTTATCCTTTCGTTCAACCTCAAAGTATCAATTGCGCCAAACAATCGACAGAGTGCAGATATTGCCAGTGAAAAACCTCCAATAGCATAAACAAAACGAGGAGCTAAACTTATTCCAATATCTCGAATAGCTTTACTATGAAAGAACAAAGTACTTTCAGAAGCCCAATGATTTGCTATAAATATATAGCTCAAGATGGTTCCAGACATAATAAAGTACTTTAAGAATCTCTGATAGATTGCATAGGTAATGAACTTCAATACAATGTAGGCCACCAAGGCAAGAGATATGATGGGGAATATATCCATGAGACCATTGCAGAAACTGGAACCAAACATGTCCAAAATAATGCTCACTGGGTGGTCTTTTGTAACTGTTGGCCCAGCAATTTGTTTTGACATCCCAAACTCAATTCCAAATCGTGCAAAAAtattcagaagaagaaaaacaaactcCTGTTAATTAAAAAAGGTATGTCAGAATATTGATACAACTAACAGTAAAACAAGAATTTCAAATGAACATGGGAAAATTCAAACAGAATTTAATACAACAGGAATATTAACTTCAATGCTGAAGTTTCCTTTTGTGGCTGAGTGCCACACACCGGCAATGCAACTCGTAGCCAAAAGAAAGTTCGCAACTCTACCTTCTGCCACTGCATGACAAGAAAACGAGTTCACGAATAGTAGATATACCAATATACCAAGTAAATTCAAAATGTATAGTGAGATTAGTATATCTGATGAACTCACATATATAGCTGTTGGATAGTATACTTGCTGCTCGAATCGCGACCAACATAAAAGCAAATGATAATTTTGGAATGGCTCTTGAACTAGTACTTTCCTGATCTGATGGTTGACATATAGTATTCAGCTTCACAAGTACACATGCCTGAGTGATAACTGACAGTATCATAAGTAAAAGACCGATGCCCATCGACCATAAATCAAACTCTGTCCATGCAGAGCGAGCAAGCTTTGCAAAGCTTTCCAAGAAGTCAGAGTATGCATCAATTTGCAACTGCAAAGGAGAACTTGAGCTCGCTTTAAATTCTTCTTCAGCTGTTTCTGATGGACATGTAGACCTCAGAGCCACTGACCAGTTTGCCTGAGCTTTCGAATACAGCTCTGCAACATGGTGCAGATATTCGGCTGAAAATCCAATAATAGAACTGCCAGAATATTGATCAATGTATCTCTTTACCTACAAGGAGAAGATAAAGATCAAAGGTGGGAATAGTAGCAAATCAACCTGTCTGCAGATGCAGTTCATGTTACCTGCCAACTATTTACACAAAGAGCTTCAGCATATCTCCTTTTCCATGCTTCTAGGTCATTCTGCGGTGTACAAGCATCGACGCCCATCTTTTGATCATCCCATGTTCCAGCACTCAAAGCATACAATTCAGGGTTCACACGTCCAATGCTAGATAGACAATAGACATATTTCAAAACAGAGCAGTAACACAGAACTGAAGACATGGAATAAGCACCATGTTAAGTTTACGCACCttccaaaaggaaaaggtACACCGAGTAGTGCTGATACAGTTGCTGCAAAATCAAGCTGAAACCAAGAGAAAACTAAGCAAAATTGATAAAACAGAAGATCCACATGAGAGAGTGCAATTAGAACTGACCTGCTGCATAGTGCTGATGCACACTTCTGCCCCATACTAGAACGATAAACCATCAGcataaaggaaaaaaaatcaagttatAAGTATTCATGTTGCTACATGCACAAATAGAAGCTGACTACCACGAAAGAAAATTTCAAATAGCTAATAAATTAAGGCTATGAAGCAAATATCCCCAGCACTGCTTCTTTCAAAATGTGTCCAAAGGTGATCGCATTTTTAGATATTTCCTATACAAAATATACATTCCAGGTGATAATATGACCAAGCAAGATGTTGGCTATAATTATTGGATCCTTTTATTCGCATAAATGAGAAGATCACTCAATTTATCATTAAAATGATAGGTACCAGATCAAAATTGCATGAATTTGCACCAAGAACGGACAACACAGCATCAGGTGGTGTCTTTGAACTCCATGCGAAAAGCGATGTTTCAACCTGCAAGGTACTGCGTTAGTTCTGATAGTTCTGTACTTAGCaccagaaaaaataaacacgGATCACCTCTTCAGAAGTTCCCCCTCCATGATCACCGTTAAGGGTTTGGCCATGATCACCCATTACAAGAAGTAAAGTATTTTCATGGGGACCACCAGGTGTTGATAGACTTTTCAACGTGTCAATTACATCCTACATGGGTACAATAGAGGGAAGTTTGAGAGTCTGAATTTAGGATCACGTAAGATCATATCTTCAGTAAACAGTTAGTACAAAAAACAGATCATACATATTATGCATGAGGCACTGACCTCTAGGATTTTATTGTATTGCTCCAACTTTTGGATCATTGGGGTAGAGTCAACACCGAATATATGTCCTGCATGGTCCTAAAGAAAGTTGATCTCACATGCTTCGAATTTAACAAAGGAAAAGGATAAAATGTGTAAGCCAGTGCCAAAGTGAACGCATATCAACTTACCACACCAAGGAAATGTGCAATAAGAACATCCCAATCATTTTCACGTAATGATGGAAGCAAGTGCTCAATAACACCATTGTCTACCTGATAAATATAATTTGATGGGTGATTCCACATAATTaaatggaaggaaaaaaatagctCATCGCACAATAAGGACAAGAATGGTACTGATAAGATGACCTACCGTATCAAGATCTTTAACATTAAAAGAAGGGTACGGGAATGACTTGTTGAAGTGCTCTGGGTATAACTGTGTCCATGTATCATCTCCCATCATGACTACCCTCTTTCCATTTTTTACCAGCTGATTGAGCGCAAAGGAACAAAAGTTAACGCATAACCTCATCATTAACTATTTTACTAATGGTGAATGTAAGGAGCAAAGAACCTGGTGCATTATGTTGTCTTCTACTATTGCTGGCGCTCCAAAGCTGTTGCCGACATCGATAAAGGTAGGGAGACCACCCGTGGTGAGAGCCTGAGCATTGAGTTTTGTAGCAAGAATGTTGAGCCCACTTAATTAAATACACAAAGTTACAACCATTGTGTACTGCATTTAGGTGTGCACAAGGTAACGACAGTTTCTCAGTGTAACATCAGTGCTGAATGTATTACCATGAGATCAAATATACACACAAACAGTACTCATCACCTTCAGACGTTGAAGGCTGGTGGTTGGCGGGTCGGCTAGCGCTTTAAAGATCCTGGCAGAGTTCTTCTCCTCAGCAGCCAGCTTCTGCAGGACCTGCAACTTGTCCATCCATGGCTGCTTCTCTGCAGCAAAATCTCAGGGTCAGTTAACAGTTACTACCAATTACCAAGCTCGCTCGTAGTGTCCTCACTGCGTCGTAAGAACAACACATGATTAATGCTAACACACCTGGAAAGAATGTGCTCGGTGCCACGAAATCGAACCTGTAAGATCACACAAAAATTTTTTGCTCAGGATCAGACCTGGTTAGTGTGAACGCCAGGCTAGCTGGCTAGCCAAGGTGGCCGGTACGGCGGTACCGTACCTGAGGGCGTCGAGGACCACGATGACGAGGCGGTCTACGGCTGGCCGGGGCCAGGAGGAGCACCCGGGGGAGACGCCGGTGCGGTCGTCCCGGTGGCTGTGGACGTCGAGCTCGGTGCgggtgaggaggaagccacGGGTGAAGAGGTAGATGGCCACCGAGTGGACGGCGAGGATGGCGACGAACAGAAGCGGCCACGAGCGGGAAGAAggttcgcggcggcggcggctcgccggcgccgccatcgacTCCGACACGGATCGTCGGGTCGGATCTGAAATTCTGGATACCGTTGTGCTTTGCTTCGGGTCAGAATGTCGCGTCAGAGAGGATGCGTGTAGGCCCTTGATTTTGCGATGGACGATGAGGACGGGAACACGCGGTATTCCTCCAAATTCTTGACTCCACTTCTCAATTGCATGAAAACCTGCTCCACTGCCAAATCCTGGTACAAACATGTTTTTAAACtagtgtccgtgcgttgcaacggaaaaacaaaatacgaGTAAAACACAATGTGTTTCTATGAACAGATGAAAACAATTTCGTATGTACAGAAAAGTTTTTTGTGTGAGTTGTAgcttttgaaattcaaaaggaTCCAAAAAAtacgcaaaaaaaattaagtcaTTGCACAAAGGACTTTTGGTTAGACCgcagaaaaatattttcacaCTATATATTGTTTCTTTTATATGGTAAAGATGGATTCCATtccatgatcaaatatcaaaacaATACAATCTTTCAAAATAGGTACAAACGAAATTTGGAGCTACTCTCCTATTCAAGGTACATAAGTTAATTCAATATAGCCAGCCTTTGCTTAAATATGAAGTAatgtactacctctgttcctaaattcttgtcatggttttagttcaaatttgtactaaaaccacgacaagaattttggaacggagggagtacatgcttAATTTGCAGTCTTACGAAAACAGTCAACCTAATAACAGTTCTTGTGAATGACACGGGTGGGTACCGTGCATTGCGATGGAGAAAAAACATACATTAAGAAGCCATGGTACAACAACCAGAAGACTTGCGACATCCTTACAGTTTGGTTCACAATAGCACTCtattccctctctttctccAACATCGATTCACTTCATTGTCATTCTACTTCATAACatcttcctttcttcctttATATTGACTCAGCCCCATCTCCTTCCGCCAGCACTACATGCGTTGCTACAGGAAATGAAATAGAAGAGAAAACTCAAAACCTTCTCTaatgaaaaataatactaCACAATGAGCAAGGATGATTCATACAAAAATACAACGAAAACACAGTTGTATGActacaaaaaacaaaactatcCTTGACGCAAtgaacaaataaaagaaatgatcaggaGGCTAATACACATGTACTTCATCCACATTGTTGTTTTAGAAGACTAATTATGTTTTTCTGCTCTGGCCAGCTGAACAAACCTCCAATTCTTCTATTAGTCGCGTTCAATAAAACTCATGGCTCAGCAAATCATATTAGAGGTCTCCTTTTTCTCTATAATACTTCAGCAGACCATGTCAGTGATCAAGAATACTTCAACCCTGCAGCTGGAACAAACCATCAGTCTTGGAGGGAATACAGTGTTATCTCTAGGCATATAGTATAGACAATCCTTCTCACTTGAGTTGGATGAGCGCTATCTGCTGCCAGAAAAGGCACAAGATATTTACTGGCTTGGTGTATCAACACAAGAGATTTGCTTTTCAGGAAAATAGACTGTAAAATAAGCTAAGGCACAAGAGCTTGATGCATCCGGTGCAAATATGCATCGTTGAATATCACATGAAACCTTGAAGCAAGCTCCAGAGAATTTCACACTTGATGGCGCGTGTTCTTTTGAGGTATTGAGGTATCACCAGAACAACATTATCTTTTTCATATTCAAGATGGAAGTAGATGCATATTGTCTGCCATGTAAATAAGTCTTGTGCCATGATTAATGTACTGAGTCAAGGCAAAACTGGAACCATTTCTCTTAAAAAGAGTCAATTCTCCCATCTACAACACACGCAGAAAGTAGTATCTCATGCAAGGTTTCTTAAGTCATGtagaaatttcaaatgaaaagACAATGCTAAGTCTTGTGACTGGACGCCTGATAGGAAACCTAATAACCTAAACCTTCAAGCCAGATGAATGTACACACACAGGCAGCACAGATCTTGCAAAATCCAATAAAACCGTAATGAATAAATGATTTCCCAAAGTTGCCGgattgcaatttttttgaaaagagaTATGTCACAGGATGCCTAACACTAAGATCATGTTACATCTGTAACAGTTGTTACCTTCTACTTTACCAAAAATCGAATAGAAAGTCATTTGATAAACAGAAAATAGTAAAAGCGAAACAAAAGGAGGGAGAAAGGAATGCACAAACCTCTTCAGAATTTGTAAAAATTGATACCTCCTTCTCAATTAACTCGGCCACTGATTTCACATATCCATCATCGCTGCATGGATGCCGTTGTATTAGAATTTCAGGCTGTACAGTCAGAAGATGAGATCACATATGAGAAGTCAACTTACTTGACCAAATGCTTTGT carries:
- the LOC100834035 gene encoding GPI ethanolamine phosphate transferase 3, giving the protein MAAPASRRRREPSSRSWPLLFVAILAVHSVAIYLFTRGFLLTRTELDVHSHRDDRTGVSPGCSSWPRPAVDRLVIVVLDALRFDFVAPSTFFPEKQPWMDKLQVLQKLAAEEKNSARIFKALADPPTTSLQRLKALTTGGLPTFIDVGNSFGAPAIVEDNIMHQLVKNGKRVVMMGDDTWTQLYPEHFNKSFPYPSFNVKDLDTVDNGVIEHLLPSLRENDWDVLIAHFLGVDHAGHIFGVDSTPMIQKLEQYNKILEDVIDTLKSLSTPGGPHENTLLLVMGDHGQTLNGDHGGGTSEEVETSLFAWSSKTPPDAVLSVLGANSCNFDLYGAEVCISTMQQLDFAATVSALLGVPFPFGSIGRVNPELYALSAGTWDDQKMGVDACTPQNDLEAWKRRYAEALCVNSWQVKRYIDQYSGSSIIGFSAEYLHHVAELYSKAQANWSVALRSTCPSETAEEEFKASSSSPLQLQIDAYSDFLESFAKLARSAWTEFDLWSMGIGLLLMILSVITQACVLVKLNTICQPSDQESTSSRAIPKLSFAFMLVAIRAASILSNSYILAEGRVANFLLATSCIAGVWHSATKGNFSIEEFVFLLLNIFARFGIEFGMSKQIAGPTVTKDHPVSIILDMFGSSFCNGLMDIFPIISLALVAYIVLKFITYAIYQRFLKYFIMSGTILSYIFIANHWASESTLFFHSKAIRDIGISLAPRFVYAIGGFSLAISALCRLFGAIDTLRLNERITSLSAAMLCSWSPTILILLGRQGSFVALICITGAWCIIMLQQKYQKDLKLDIIGVANPVSVTQWSLFAVCLFYLTGHWCTFDGLRYGAAFVGFDHFHIIRQGLLLSIDTFGVSHILPVLSLPFIAVHCYNKASKKSKVKDVTTNILIQVHLMYGLITAIATTLTIICVTIQRRHLMVWGLFAPKYVFDAIGLLLTDFLICLASLFYS